A genomic region of Rhodospirillales bacterium contains the following coding sequences:
- a CDS encoding BamA/TamA family outer membrane protein: MLAIMNCLRAFIIAILFLLHGVTSAWAEGIDYTVSISGIEDNGLENSLKEKAFLFKLADKKPETAAALNRRIKNDLKTFKAVMEENGYYGAVLDYTLQEENNRKHIILTIDPGQIYTITEFILRWPDGEPADVEVLSALKLPVGEPALPGTILDTEQTILTTLMQNGFPFPQTSGRKLSVNHTKKSVSAELFLDPGMIARFGPFQITGLKRVKEAFVERRIRWQEGEVFNIQKIASTRKALTRSGVVSSADIQYGEIAQDGQVPVTLDIRESKHRSIGAGAAYSTTLELVGNVFWEHRNLFGQAEKLRVKAEGGTATYALGADLNKPDMFGNTNLSWQNSAEFRQEFLEAYDKDTASLSTALNYKYSATSAVSSGVTIERSRIKEEGNPEQIFTLLALPLTYRYDGTDDLLDPREGIRANIGVTPYQVLNEQNSFIKVDAGLSHYLPVGKRFVWANRVRAAVVQGQTLEDVPADKRLYAGGGGSVRGYGYQLLGPLDENNNPTGGRMAFEVGTEGRFKITETIEGVAFLEGGRVSEDSELNSNADFLWGTGSGVRYHTPIGPLRVDLAVPLDKRKPDDAFQFYISLGQAF; this comes from the coding sequence GTGTTAGCAATCATGAATTGTTTAAGAGCTTTCATTATAGCTATTTTGTTCCTCTTGCATGGAGTGACTTCTGCATGGGCGGAAGGTATTGATTATACGGTATCTATCAGCGGCATCGAAGACAACGGGTTGGAAAACAGCCTGAAGGAAAAAGCTTTTCTTTTTAAACTGGCCGACAAAAAGCCGGAAACGGCAGCAGCGCTTAATCGACGGATCAAAAACGACCTGAAGACCTTTAAAGCCGTAATGGAAGAAAACGGATATTATGGCGCAGTATTGGATTACACACTTCAAGAGGAAAACAACAGAAAACATATTATCCTCACAATCGATCCGGGGCAAATTTATACGATCACCGAATTTATCTTGCGTTGGCCGGACGGCGAGCCAGCAGATGTTGAAGTATTGTCCGCGTTAAAGCTCCCTGTCGGCGAACCTGCACTACCCGGCACCATTCTGGATACGGAACAAACGATCCTGACCACCCTGATGCAAAACGGCTTCCCTTTCCCGCAAACAAGCGGCAGAAAGCTGTCCGTCAATCATACAAAAAAAAGCGTGTCGGCGGAGCTGTTCCTTGATCCCGGCATGATAGCACGCTTTGGACCTTTCCAGATCACAGGGCTCAAGCGCGTAAAAGAGGCTTTTGTCGAAAGGCGGATCAGATGGCAGGAAGGTGAGGTTTTCAACATTCAAAAAATCGCCAGTACGCGCAAGGCTTTAACGCGAAGTGGTGTTGTGTCAAGTGCTGACATTCAGTACGGCGAAATTGCACAAGACGGACAAGTACCGGTTACTCTAGATATCAGGGAGAGCAAACATCGTAGTATCGGCGCGGGTGCAGCCTATTCTACAACACTTGAACTGGTTGGCAATGTATTTTGGGAGCACCGTAACCTGTTCGGACAAGCTGAAAAACTAAGAGTGAAAGCGGAAGGTGGTACCGCAACATATGCGCTAGGAGCCGATTTAAACAAACCCGATATGTTTGGCAACACCAATCTGAGTTGGCAAAATTCAGCCGAGTTCCGGCAGGAATTTCTCGAAGCCTATGATAAGGATACGGCTTCACTCAGCACAGCTCTGAATTACAAATATTCTGCCACATCCGCCGTTTCGAGCGGCGTTACGATTGAACGCAGCCGGATTAAAGAAGAAGGTAATCCCGAACAGATTTTCACCCTTCTGGCTCTGCCGTTGACGTATCGCTATGACGGCACAGACGACTTGCTTGATCCGCGTGAGGGCATCCGCGCCAATATCGGCGTCACGCCCTATCAGGTATTGAATGAACAAAACAGTTTTATCAAAGTGGATGCCGGGCTTAGCCATTATTTGCCTGTAGGGAAACGCTTCGTTTGGGCCAATCGGGTAAGAGCGGCTGTGGTCCAAGGGCAGACGCTGGAAGATGTTCCGGCAGACAAGCGACTTTATGCCGGAGGAGGAGGTTCCGTACGTGGCTATGGATATCAGCTTTTGGGACCGCTGGATGAAAACAACAACCCGACCGGCGGACGCATGGCTTTCGAGGTGGGGACCGAAGGGCGTTTTAAAATCACAGAAACGATAGAAGGTGTGGCTTTCCTTGAGGGCGGGCGGGTCAGCGAAGATTCGGAACTTAACAGTAATGCGGATTTCCTTTGGGGGACAGGCAGCGGCGTGCGTTATCACACTCCCATCGGTCCGCTACGCGTAGATTTGGCGGTACCTTTGGATAAACGGAAGCCAGATGATGCTTTCCAGTTCTATATCAGCTTGGGGCAGGCTTTTTAG